The segment GCGCCGGATGCGTCGTCGAGCGCGAGGGTCTGTCCCGCGAGCGCATCGGCGGGCGCAACGAGGTTCGCGTCCGGCGCGAAGCCGTCCGCGAGCGCGCCCACCTGGATGAATACCGGATCCTGTCGTTCCACTGCCGTCTCCCGCGCAGCTTCAGGCCCGGCGGGCCGTGTACGCTGCTCTTTCGACATGGTGCTTGCAGTGCGCGGCGCGCGGTATCGGCCAAATGGATGAACTGCGCGCGCCGGCCGAACGCGCTAAAGTGCGTCTGATCCGCGCCGGCCCGGCGCGCGAGGAGCACACATGCATCGCGTCACGCATTACCGCCGCACCTGTGAAGGCGTCGAGGCGATCAGCCTCGATTCCGACCGCGCGTTCCCGCGACACGCGCATGACGAATTCGGCGTCGGCTTGATCGTCAGCGGCGCGCACCGGTCGTGGAGCGGCCGCGGGCAGGTCGACGCGCAGGCCGGCGACGCGATCATGGTCAACCCGGGCGAAGTGCACGACGGCGCGCCGCTCGGCAGCGACGCAGGCCGAAGCTGGCGAATGCTGTACCTCGCGCCCGCGCTCGTCGCGCGCGTCGCGGCCGAAGAAGGGCTCGGCGAAGTCGAGCTCGCGCATCCTTCGGTGCGCGACGCGCGGCTGGCCGCCGCCGTGAGCCGGCTCTACGCGCGCATCGTCGGCGACGAGGACGGCACGCCGCTCGCCCGCGACGAAGCGCTCGTGATGCTCGTCGCGGGGCTGCTCGCGCGGCATGCGAACCGCGCGCTGCCCGCGCCCGGCGCCACGCCCGCGATCCGCGCCGCGCGGGAACGGCTCGATGCGGCCCCCGCCGCGCCGGTCTCGCTCGCGGAACTGGCGGGCTTGAGCGGCATCAGCCGCTTCCAGTTGCTGCGCGGCTTTGCGCGCGAGCTCGGCATTACGCCGCATGCGTACCTGATCCAGGCGCGTGCGCGCCTTGCCCGTGCGTTGCTCGCGCGCGGCCACCCGATCGCCAACGCCGCGGCCGAAGCGGGATTCGCCGACCAGAGCCACCTGACGCGCGCGTTTGCGCGCCAGTTCGGGATCACGCCCGGACAGTTCGCGCAGGCGACGCGATAGCCGATGCGGCGCGCGCCGTCATGCGCACCATTACGCTGCAATTTCGTTCAAGACGCGCGCCGCCCCGTCACGCGACGATGCGGCGCATGAAGACACGACTGATCGGTTATCTCTATCTCGCCGCCGCGATGACGGGCGTCGGCAGCACCGTCATCGCGAGCCGCCTCGCCGCCGGCGGCTTGCCGCCGTTCACCGCGACCGCGCTGCGCTTCCTGATCGCGACACCGTTGCTGTTCGCGTTGATGCGCGCGCAACGATTGCGCTGGCCGCGCCTGTCGCGACGCGACGCGGGGCTGCTCGTCGTGCAGGCGGCGGCGGGCGGCGTCGGCTACACGGTGCTGCTGATCTGCGGCACGCGGTTGTCGTCGCCGCTCGACGCAGGCGTGATGCTCGGCACGCTGCCCGCGATGTCGACGCTGATCGCCGCCGTGCTGCTCCGCGAGCGGCAGACGCCGCGCGACTGGGCCGCCGCCGCGCTGGCAACGTGCGGCGTGCTGCTCGTCACGTTCACGCCCGGCCACGCAGCGCCGTCGATGCGGGCGCTGGCCGGCGACGCGCTCGTGCTGGCAGCCGTCGCATGCGAAGCCGTGTTCATCCTGCTCAACCGGCGGCTCGCGGTTCCGCTCGCGCCGCTGGCGCTGTCGACGACGATGTCCGGGCTCGGCTTCGCGCTCGCGCTCGTACCGGCGGCATTCGAATGGCACGCGGCCACGACCGGCTGGACCTCGGGCGCGATCGCGGCAGTCGTCTACTACGCGCTGGTGCCGACCGTGCTCGGCTACCTGTGCTGGTATGCGGGTTCGGCACGCACGAGCGGAACCGAAGCGGCGCTGTTCACCGCCTTCGCGCCGGTCTCTGCGGTGCTGTTCGCCGTGACGCTGTTCGGAGAGACGCTGAACGCCGCGCGGCTTGCCGGCATCGCGCTGGTCGTCGCAGGCGTGCTGGTCGGCGCGCTGCGGCGCCGCACGACGACGTCGCACACGCGGCGCTCGATCCGCTCGTCCGCGTGACTCGCGTCACACGCCCCGTCGCATGAAAAACCGGCATCCCTGTTCATCCGTATGCCGCTCGCCAGGCGAGCATGACATGCTCACGCATGCACTTAAGGAATGTGTCCGCCCGGCGCAAAACCGTTGCGCGCCATCGCGCAAGATGCAATATTCGCGTCTCTGAGCGCATCGAAAACAACACGGAAAGCCATGAACAGGAAAGAAGCCAGGACCAAACTCGCGGCCATGCTGTCGGCGGGCTCGACGAAGGGCGACGCGTTTGCCGCCCTCTCCGGACAAGGCCTCAAGGATCGCGTGCTGGCGAGCCTGATCGCGTCCCGCCCGGACCCGGAACGCTGCCGGCGCAACAAGCTGCATGTCCGCATCCTGGTCGGGCTCGGCATCCTGCAACTGCTGTTCAGCCTGTGGGTTGCCGTCACGCTTGCAATCGACGCCGCGACGGTCGGCCCGGTGACCGCGAGCGACTGGGCGGTGATCGGGCTTTTCCTCGCGATCACGGTGCCGATCTCGCTGCTGTTCATCTGGGGGTTCGCGACGCACCGGGTCGGCGCCTATCACGCGTACATCGCGCTGCTGATCGTGCAGATGCCAAAGCTGATCGGGCGCCTTGCCGCCGACCTCACCCCTTCGCTGGCCGGCCTTGCGATCTCGATCGCGCTCGTGGCCTATGTCTATTTCGTCCGCAACCGGCTGTTTCCCGATTACGTGTGGTTCTGGCCGCGCAAGGTGGACAACCGCTACGCGTTCGTGGAGCACGCCTGAGGCCGCCTGCGCCCGCCCCGACGCAAACAAACGGCGCCGTGCCGCCCCGCCATCGCGGGAGCGGCACGGCGCTCGTCATTTCCCGACGCGGTTCGCGGCTTACTTCGCCTTTTCCGCGGTGTCGCTGATCGCCTGCCCACCCTTCGAAATATCCTGACCCACACCGGCAACCGTGTTGCAACCGGCGAGCGCGGCGGTCACCACCAGCAGCATTGCAGCAATCGTACGCGTCATGCTCAATCTCCTTCGAGTCGAAAAGCCCGAGCGGGCGAAGCGTGAATCGTCTGCGGCGCGGCGTCCTGCGGCGCGCGGGACGCGGGGCCTGACCTGATTATACGAGGCCCGCCGGCGCACGCCAGTGGGCCTCGCCCCGCGCGACGCGTGCCGTCGCGCAAGTTTTCCTTGACTTCAGCCATCGCCGAACTAATATACGCACCGCGTATATTTTCCCGTGAGGTGCCGCCGATGACCGTTCCCCAGCAAGCCTTCCTCCGCGACGCGATGCGCCGCCTCAACATGACCCGCGAAACGTTCGCGAACCGCATCGGCGTCAGCCGCCGCGCGCTTGATACATGGCTGTTGCCAGACGATTCGCAGGAGTCGCGCGGGATGCCGGAGATCGTCGAGCGCTTCGTGTCGGAGATCGTCGGCCGCCCCGCGCCGGAAAACGGCAACCATACGCAAAGCGTAGATCATCACGGGCTCGCGAAGCAGTTCCTGTTCGAGGGCAAGCCGCAGTTGCTGTCGGTCGACCAGTTCTCGCGGGATTCGGTCGAGGCGCTGTTCCGCGTCGCCGACGTGATGCAGCCGATCGCGCGCCGCCGCAAGATCTCGCGCGTGCTCGAGGGCGCGGTGCTCGGCAACCTGTTCTTCGAGGCCAGCACGCGCACCCGCGTCTCGTTCGGCGCGGCGTTCTGCCGGCTCGGCGGCTCGGTGTGCGACACGACCGGCTTCACGTTCTCGTCGATGGCGAAAGGCGAATCGATCTACGACACGAGCCGCGTGATGTCCGGCTACGTCGACGCGCTGGTGATCCGCCATCCGGAGAAAGGCTCGGTCGCCGAATTCGCGCGCGCGACCAACCTGCCGGTGATCAACGGCGGCGACGGCCCCGGCGAGCACCCGAGCCAGGCGCTGCTCGACCTGTACACGATCCAGCGCGAATTCTCGCGGCTCGGCAAGATCGTCGACGGCGCGCACGTCGCGCTCGTCGGCGACCTCAAGTACGGCCGCACCGTGCATTCGCTCGTCAAGCTGCTCGCGCTGTATCGCGGGCTCAAGTTCACGCTCGTGTCGCCGCCGACGCTCGAAATGCCCGCGTACATCGTCGACCAGATTTCGAAGAACGGTCACGTGATCGAGCAGACGCACGATCTCGCGGCAGGGCTGAAGGGCGCGGACGTCGTCTATGCGACGCGCATCCAGAAGGAGCGCTTCACCGACGAATCGTTCGAGGGCTACACGCCCGATTTCCAGATCAACCAGGCGCTCGTCGACGCCGTCTGCGGGCCCGACACGCTGATCATGCACCCGCTGCCACGCGACAGCCGGCCCGGCGCGAACGACCTGTCGGTCGACCTGAACCGCGACCCGCGACTTGCGATCTTCCGGCAGACGGACAACGGGATTCCGGTGCGGATGGCGATCTTCGCGGTGCTGCTCGGCGTGGAGAACCTCGTCCAGCACTCGATGCGCGACGCGACGTGGCGTCCGCCCGCGTACCTCGGGCCGGAGGATGCGGTGTTTCACGGGATCGATTGAGCAGAGCGAGCGGCACGACGACGCACGCGATTGACCCAATCGCCGGCAGCCATTCGATTCATCAGGCAAAATGCCCGGCGCATCTTACGTATCGCTTTCGGCGCATGCCGCTCCACCCTTTCCGATTCCGTCCACATGAAACTCAAAGCCGCGATGACGCTCGCGCTGCTGCTGGCTCCGTGCCTGGCCAGCGCGGGCAAGCTCGACAAAAGCTGCACGTACAAGGGCATTCACCTGCAAGGCAGGGTCAAGGTCGTGAAGTTTCACCCCGATCTGAAAGTGCGGATCAACAAGTACTTTCCCGATCTCTTCGTCCAGCGCGTTGATATCCATCCATCCGAATGCGGCAGATGGAAGTTTGTCGACTCGGACTACGATTTCACGATCCAGTATGTCGATAGCTTCGAGGACATTGAAGTGAAGTGGACCGACTCCTTTCCGGGCGTGAGGTAACTCCGCACTTGTGGTGCCATGCGCCGGCCCCCGCCCCATCCGCACCACCGACGCACTAAACCCCACTAGACCGCCCACGGATCGATCGCCCTCAGGCCAGCCGCCTCGAATGGCGCGATGTCGCGCGTCGCCACGATCAATCCGTTCGCTTCGGCGGTCGCGGCGATATAGCCATCGGCAGGCGCGATCGCGCTGCCGGCCGCCCGCGCGCGTGCGCGAAGCCTGGCATAGGCCTCGCTCGCAGCCGTGTCGAACGGCAAAATCCGGCCGCGGAATACCGGCACCACTCTTTGTTCAATGCTTCGATGCAGCCAGTCTCGCCGCTTGCCTTCAGGCATCGCGGCGACGCCGAATCTCATCTCGGCCAGACTGATCGCCGCCAGAAACAAGGTTTCGACATTCTGGGCGTCGAGCCACTCCAGCACTGACGCATTCGGCGCAGGCCGAAGCGGCTCGGATATGACGTTGGTATCGACAAGAATCATTCGAAGTTCATCGGCTCGGTTGGGGTTTTGTCGCGCGGAATGTCGAGATCGACACCCCCGATTTCCCGCCCGATTTCCGCCAGCAACGTTCCCAATTTGAGACGCCCTTCCGGCTGGACCGCTTTCTCGAGGATGTCACGCACCTCCGCTTCGGTGCTGCGTCCATGCTCCGCCGCGCGAATCCGAAGCGCGCGATGGACTTCGTCAGGCAAGTTCCGAACGGTTATCACTGGCATGATGCATTCTCAGACATTGATTTCAATGCAGTCATCCTAGCACTTTGCTGTCACCGGGAGAAAGCCACACCAAGAAGAATCTACCGCCGCCGCGCGCCGCTTCCCAGCTAGCCATCCGGACAGCCGCCCCGTAACCCCTGCCCGCAACACTTGTCAACACTTCCGCAACAACTCAAACAAGAACGCTTCTCATTCAATGAAAAATTACATAGAATGCCGCCTGAAAACAAATCGTAATAATTCCCGGCGGCATTCCCGCTTTTGCAGCGTTCGCTTCCGGGGCCACACCAGTCGAGGTCGTTGCGTTGATGAAGTCCCGCCCTGACGAGCTGAAGCTCGGAAAACTCACCACCCTGTGCAGCATGCTCGCGGCAGGCCCCGCGTTCGCCGACGGCGCGCCGCCACCCGCACCCGCGAACAACGACGGCCATCTCGCGCCGATCGAGATCAAGGGCAAGACCGAGCACAGCTACAAGGCGGACTTCTCCGCTTCCGCGAAATTCACCGCGCCGCTCGTCGACACGCCGAAGTCCGTCACCGTAATCCCGCAGGAATTGATCCAG is part of the Burkholderia ubonensis subsp. mesacidophila genome and harbors:
- a CDS encoding type II toxin-antitoxin system VapC family toxin, which encodes MILVDTNVISEPLRPAPNASVLEWLDAQNVETLFLAAISLAEMRFGVAAMPEGKRRDWLHRSIEQRVVPVFRGRILPFDTAASEAYARLRARARAAGSAIAPADGYIAATAEANGLIVATRDIAPFEAAGLRAIDPWAV
- a CDS encoding FitA-like ribbon-helix-helix domain-containing protein, which translates into the protein MPVITVRNLPDEVHRALRIRAAEHGRSTEAEVRDILEKAVQPEGRLKLGTLLAEIGREIGGVDLDIPRDKTPTEPMNFE
- a CDS encoding aspartate carbamoyltransferase; this translates as MTVPQQAFLRDAMRRLNMTRETFANRIGVSRRALDTWLLPDDSQESRGMPEIVERFVSEIVGRPAPENGNHTQSVDHHGLAKQFLFEGKPQLLSVDQFSRDSVEALFRVADVMQPIARRRKISRVLEGAVLGNLFFEASTRTRVSFGAAFCRLGGSVCDTTGFTFSSMAKGESIYDTSRVMSGYVDALVIRHPEKGSVAEFARATNLPVINGGDGPGEHPSQALLDLYTIQREFSRLGKIVDGAHVALVGDLKYGRTVHSLVKLLALYRGLKFTLVSPPTLEMPAYIVDQISKNGHVIEQTHDLAAGLKGADVVYATRIQKERFTDESFEGYTPDFQINQALVDAVCGPDTLIMHPLPRDSRPGANDLSVDLNRDPRLAIFRQTDNGIPVRMAIFAVLLGVENLVQHSMRDATWRPPAYLGPEDAVFHGID
- a CDS encoding AraC family transcriptional regulator, with the translated sequence MHRVTHYRRTCEGVEAISLDSDRAFPRHAHDEFGVGLIVSGAHRSWSGRGQVDAQAGDAIMVNPGEVHDGAPLGSDAGRSWRMLYLAPALVARVAAEEGLGEVELAHPSVRDARLAAAVSRLYARIVGDEDGTPLARDEALVMLVAGLLARHANRALPAPGATPAIRAARERLDAAPAAPVSLAELAGLSGISRFQLLRGFARELGITPHAYLIQARARLARALLARGHPIANAAAEAGFADQSHLTRAFARQFGITPGQFAQATR
- a CDS encoding permease, with product MNRKEARTKLAAMLSAGSTKGDAFAALSGQGLKDRVLASLIASRPDPERCRRNKLHVRILVGLGILQLLFSLWVAVTLAIDAATVGPVTASDWAVIGLFLAITVPISLLFIWGFATHRVGAYHAYIALLIVQMPKLIGRLAADLTPSLAGLAISIALVAYVYFVRNRLFPDYVWFWPRKVDNRYAFVEHA
- a CDS encoding entericidin A/B family lipoprotein encodes the protein MTRTIAAMLLVVTAALAGCNTVAGVGQDISKGGQAISDTAEKAK
- a CDS encoding DMT family transporter, whose protein sequence is MKTRLIGYLYLAAAMTGVGSTVIASRLAAGGLPPFTATALRFLIATPLLFALMRAQRLRWPRLSRRDAGLLVVQAAAGGVGYTVLLICGTRLSSPLDAGVMLGTLPAMSTLIAAVLLRERQTPRDWAAAALATCGVLLVTFTPGHAAPSMRALAGDALVLAAVACEAVFILLNRRLAVPLAPLALSTTMSGLGFALALVPAAFEWHAATTGWTSGAIAAVVYYALVPTVLGYLCWYAGSARTSGTEAALFTAFAPVSAVLFAVTLFGETLNAARLAGIALVVAGVLVGALRRRTTTSHTRRSIRSSA